GCCAGCAATACCACGGAAGCGCCAATAATGCCTGTCGAAGCGGCGAGTAATAAACCGACAAAGGTAACAGTGACAGCAAGTCCCCCGCGAACCTTGCCAAAAAGACTGGCAAGGTTGCTCATTAAGTCCTCAGCGACCCCAGATCTATCCAACATAAGACCCATAAATACAAACATGGGCAGAGCGACCAAAACCCAATTGGTCATTACTGACCAAATTCTAGGGATAACAATGGATACATAATTCCAATCGATACCGATAAATGCGTCTAACAAGTTGTCAGCTAACATGGCAATGACAGCAAAGAAAATCGCAACACCACCCATTACCCAAGCGACAGGAAAACCACAAAACAGCAGAAGTATAAAAGTGGAGAACATTGCTATCGCGAGAATTTCGTTGATTTCCATTTCATACACTCCTATACGTTTGCCATCTGAGATGGCTTAGATAAAGGTTTAGCGGATTTCATAAACAGCAATGAACAGATTCTAGAAAGGCGAGATAGAACCGCTAGACTGAGCAAGATAAAGCCAAACAGTAGAACGGATTTGATTACCCATCGATAGGGCAGTCCTCCGGGTGCTGCGGATACTTCGTTAAGTTCCCAAGAATAATGAATGAATGGAATGGAGTACCAAATGACCACTCCGATAAAAGGCAGTAGTAAGAACAGAATACCCAAAAGCTCAATCCAAGCTTGTGTCTTGAGGCTCATACAGTCACGGAGAATATCCACTCGTACATGCTTGTCTCGCACAAAGCAGTAAGACAATCCAATCATCCAACCTGTGGCATACAGGTGCCACTGCAATTCCTCAAATTCGATTCTTCCTTCGCCTAGGGCATATCGCATAAATACGTTAAGAACAATGACCAGTAGTAATAAAACCCAGATCCAAGAAATCGTTTGACCAACGTAGTAAATAATTTGATCAATGAATTTAGACACTTGTGTCTCTGGTAATTGCTTCTCATTAGAGTCGATAGAAGAGTCGACGAATAATTGATCGTCAGGTGTATCTTGAGCATTCATAATGGAGCTCTCCATAGTTAAAGCAGATGCATAACGTGGCTCTTGAGAACGAATACAGCCGTTACACTAAAAACAGGCTGTATTCGACCCAAGAAGGGCTATATCGAGAGGAGTTAAGGCTCGATGGGAAGGTAGGCAAGTTTACGCCAAGAATGGTAGTCGTTTCTGAACGCTTGTTGTGAGTCATAAATGCGTTTGAAATCGGCATCTTGTTGAGATAATTCTTGCATCAAATCATCAGTAATTTCTTTCAGACCTTCTAGTAGCGCTGGATCCAGTTTTCTCGCTGTTACGCCTTTGTCTTTAAAACCAGCAAGAACTTTTCCTTGCAGTGCTTCACCATGAGTTAAGGCTCTAAAAGTGCCCGCTGTACAAGCCATATCGATAGTGGCTTGGGTTGATTTGGAAAGCTTGTCCCAGACTTCTTTGTTTATAATTAAGTGAGAGGCTGTAAAGGGTTGATGCCAGCCCGGGAAATAGTTGTTTTTAGCGATTTTGTCGAAGCCCATAATCTGGTCAATAGCGGGCATTGAGAACTCTGTCGCGTCAATAGAACCCTTTTCAAGTGCAGGAAATATTTCGCCACTAGGAATAACTGTGACGGAAGCCCCTGCTTTTTGAAGTACCTTGCCGCCAAGACCTGCAAATCGAATTTTGAGGCCTTTTAGGTCGTCCAATGAATGAATTTGGTGTTTAAACCAACCTGCCGTTTCTGGGCCTATTACGCTACACAAAACAGGGTGAATATTATGTTTAGCGTATAGGGATTCAGCTAGCTGTTTACCTTCTCCTTCATACCACCAACTGGCAAATTCCCAAGGCTCCATGCCAAAAGGAACCGCAGATAAAAGAGCCGATGCTGGAATTTTTCCTTGATCATAAGCGAGCCATGCGTAGCCAGCGCTAATTTGGTTGTTCTTAACCGCCTCAGTTATAGCAAATGGTGGAACTAACTTGCCTGGCTCGTAAACTTTAAATTGAATTTGTCCGTCAGATGCCGCTTTTATATCTTCTGCGACGAACTTAATAGGGTCACCAAGTCCCGGTAAATGTGTGCCAAAAACAGCTTGAACTTTCCACCGAACCTTGTCTTCAGCGGAATACGCAAGTGTGGTGGTGGAAGCAATAACAGACGCGACAGCGATGGTCGCTAGGGACTTTTTGATTGACGTAGTTATAGGTTGCATGACTTTACCTCGTAAGTGTACCAGTTTGAAGCTGGAAATTATTTTTATATTTTCACACTAAATTGCCATATCGATACGATATTTATCATTATTAAACATTTCCAAATAGTCAACTAAATTTTTGTTAAAATGATATGAAATGTATCGATATAATGTTTTTTCGATGCGTTTACTTTTCGTAAATATCTATGTATGCGTTTGATTTAAAATGGTTTTTAAGAAATTTTTATGATCGTTAAAGTGATACTAAGAAGTGAGAAAATTTTTGAATTTGATCTAATCTAGAAATGGATCTTGATAGTGCTGACAACAAACTTAAGTTTATGATTTGTCCCAAACAGAATGGAACTTGATGGTGATTTATGGCGAAACCATTGCGATTCGAGGATTAGGCTTTATTGCTCTTCATAGAAACCTTTGTCTACAAAATGTATAACCCTTTTCGCATCCTCTAGGGAGGGTGCGAATCAGTGTTCTTGCCTCTTTCTCTGTTTTGACACTCGGGCTCAAATGACCATTTGTATGCTTAAGGCCAGTCTGAAAAGTTGTATTCGTAATGAGATCTTTTTATAGAACCTATTGCGGCGTTGTTTTTACGGAATTGATTAGGGGATAGACCGGTTTCTTTTTTAAAGAAATGGCTAAATTGGCTGGCATCGTTATAACCCAATTGATTGGCAATCGTTTGTACCGAATCAGACGCTTTTTTTAAACGGGTAGTGGCTTCTATCAGCACACGGTTGTTGATCAAGTGTAATGGCGGTTTTTGTAGGTTGCGTTGGCAAATAGCGTGCAATCTATCATAGGTGACATTCAGTTCCTGACAGTAATAACGCACGGTTTTACGGTTTTTAAATTCGATTTCCACAAGCTGTCTAAAACGCTGTAACACCAATTCATCCGGTGAGTCATTTAGTTTAATGGATTGGATATTAGTGAGACGATAGGTGTTGATAAGCAAAATACGAATGATGGCACAAATGATGGTTTGAGAGCGGTTTTTGGTAAAGCTTATTTCCAAATTCAGCAGCTTTAACAGAGGGAAAAAAACGTCATAAATATCGCTTTTCTGACACTGGGTAAGAGTCAGTTGCTGCATTAAGATTTCTAGCTTAGTGCTATCCAATTCTGTTCCCATAACCAAATTGGTCAATTCATTGCTGTAGCCAATCAGCCAAATTTGACTGCCAGCGGGCACTAAAATTTTTGCAATGGCTTTGTGGGGCAGACAAAAGATTGAGGACTCCATGACAGAGTGTTGTTCGTCTTTATAGAGGATAGAAATATCACCTCGCTGTACCACTCCAATCAAATTAAAGTCAGTAAAATTACCAGTGCCAGCGCTAAAAGTACGAGCTTGTAATCCTGGTTGGATTTCTTCAAAGCGCACCATAGAGCCAATAATATTCGTCAGCATTTTCTAACCTTTTATGAAAAATACCCATCAATAAACCATTATTTAACAATAATAACCCATAAATTGACATTTTTATCAGAAAGATAACTGTTAGTCTTTTGTTATTAGCTCATCTACCTACAAAAAAATCTAATAATAGGGAGCATGACATTTTGAATATTGCCAGTGAAAGCTTGGGGTCTTGTTCTGTTCCTGAGGTGAATTTATTCGTTGATGGTCAGTACCAGCCAGCCATGTCTGGAAGCTATTTTGATCGCCTGGACCCAAGCAATGATTTGCTTGCTTCTCACGTGGCGGGTGGACGGCGTGAAGACGCGGAGCATATGATCGCTGTTGCAACGGCAAGTTTCCCCGTTTGGTCAGCGCTTCAGGTTGAGGAACGAGCAGCCATTTTACGACGCGCTAAATCTCTGATGCCTAAATATCGCGATCGCTTTGCTGATTGTATGTTGAGGGAGATTGGTGCAACCCATGAATGGGTAGACTTTAATATTGAAGTGGCTATTGAGGCCATTGATGCTGCTGTAGATCTTGCTGTATTCCACCAATCTAATCAATCCACAACAGAAAAAGTTTCAGTCCACTCTCAGCAGAGTGCATTTCATCAAACTCAAGACTCTTATATTGTTCGTAAACCCGCAGGCGTTTGTCTTGCCATTGCGCCATGGAATGCACCTATCGCACTTGGTATGAGAGCCGTCGTATTTCCCCTTGCCTTTGGTAATACGGTGATCTTAAAAACGTCTGAACTTTCTCCTGGTGCTCATGTGTTGTTAGCTGAGTTGCTACATGAAGCTGGTATTCCAAATGGTGTGATCGGGGCCATAACGAATGCCCCAGAACATTCCGAAGAAGTAATTACTAGCTTAATTTCAAATCCATCGATACGTCGAGTGAACTTTACGGGTTCCACTCG
The window above is part of the Marinomonas sp. THO17 genome. Proteins encoded here:
- a CDS encoding TRAP transporter small permease subunit, yielding MNAQDTPDDQLFVDSSIDSNEKQLPETQVSKFIDQIIYYVGQTISWIWVLLLLVIVLNVFMRYALGEGRIEFEELQWHLYATGWMIGLSYCFVRDKHVRVDILRDCMSLKTQAWIELLGILFLLLPFIGVVIWYSIPFIHYSWELNEVSAAPGGLPYRWVIKSVLLFGFILLSLAVLSRLSRICSLLFMKSAKPLSKPSQMANV
- a CDS encoding TRAP transporter substrate-binding protein gives rise to the protein MQPITTSIKKSLATIAVASVIASTTTLAYSAEDKVRWKVQAVFGTHLPGLGDPIKFVAEDIKAASDGQIQFKVYEPGKLVPPFAITEAVKNNQISAGYAWLAYDQGKIPASALLSAVPFGMEPWEFASWWYEGEGKQLAESLYAKHNIHPVLCSVIGPETAGWFKHQIHSLDDLKGLKIRFAGLGGKVLQKAGASVTVIPSGEIFPALEKGSIDATEFSMPAIDQIMGFDKIAKNNYFPGWHQPFTASHLIINKEVWDKLSKSTQATIDMACTAGTFRALTHGEALQGKVLAGFKDKGVTARKLDPALLEGLKEITDDLMQELSQQDADFKRIYDSQQAFRNDYHSWRKLAYLPIEP
- a CDS encoding helix-turn-helix domain-containing protein; translated protein: MLTNIIGSMVRFEEIQPGLQARTFSAGTGNFTDFNLIGVVQRGDISILYKDEQHSVMESSIFCLPHKAIAKILVPAGSQIWLIGYSNELTNLVMGTELDSTKLEILMQQLTLTQCQKSDIYDVFFPLLKLLNLEISFTKNRSQTIICAIIRILLINTYRLTNIQSIKLNDSPDELVLQRFRQLVEIEFKNRKTVRYYCQELNVTYDRLHAICQRNLQKPPLHLINNRVLIEATTRLKKASDSVQTIANQLGYNDASQFSHFFKKETGLSPNQFRKNNAAIGSIKRSHYEYNFSDWP
- a CDS encoding aldehyde dehydrogenase; amino-acid sequence: MNIASESLGSCSVPEVNLFVDGQYQPAMSGSYFDRLDPSNDLLASHVAGGRREDAEHMIAVATASFPVWSALQVEERAAILRRAKSLMPKYRDRFADCMLREIGATHEWVDFNIEVAIEAIDAAVDLAVFHQSNQSTTEKVSVHSQQSAFHQTQDSYIVRKPAGVCLAIAPWNAPIALGMRAVVFPLAFGNTVILKTSELSPGAHVLLAELLHEAGIPNGVIGAITNAPEHSEEVITSLISNPSIRRVNFTGSTRVGKIIAGIAAKYLKRCLLELGGKSPLIVLKDANLALAAKEAAYGAFLNQGQICMATDRIIVEQSIADEFISLLTDIAAQLVAGDPRRKGVRLGPVASPYVVSRLSALIDDAIDKGASLLTGASRRGQFIDATLLDHITPMMRIYSEESFGPIAGIYRVDSPEEAITVANDCEYGLTAAIFTNDLALAERLVDQLESGICHINGATVKDDPYMPFGGLKSSGYGRFGGDACVDEFTEVRWITVNRQA